Within the Streptomyces sp. NBC_00554 genome, the region GGTCGTACGCGTCGTCAACCACGGCAGCGACCACGCCTTCGGTGACGGCGTCGACGCCGAGGCGGACGACCCGGTCTACAGCCGCCTCGCCTACGCCACCCACGCCGCCCCCGACAGCACGGACGCGAGCCTGAACGACCCGCTCGACTCGCACATCGCCCTGCTCGACGCCGAAGGGCGCCCCTCCCACCGCCGCCCGCTGACCCGGCTGCACCTCGGTGCGCGCACCGCCGTCTCCCGGCATCGCGCCCACTGGCCGCTCGGCCCCGTACCCGCGCCGTACGCCCACGACCCCGCGCCCGACTTCCGTACGGGTCCGTGGATCACGACGGCGTCCGTGCTGAACGGCCCGCTGGAAGTCCGGCTCACCCGGGTCGACGGCCCGATGGAGGAGCCGCTGCGGCTGCGCCTCGGCGGCTACTGCCTGGCCACCGCCGAGCCGCCGCTCGCGCACGAGGCGAGCGGGCCCGCCGCATGGGTGCGCCGCCCCGCGGGCCTGTCCAGCACGGTGGTCGCGCTGCGCGGTTTCGACGAGGCCGGCATCGCCACCGCGCGGGACGCCAATGCCCTCGGCCCGCACTCGGCGACGCCCTGGCTCGGCACGGCGGCGGAGGTCCGACCGGGCACGGTGTACGCCGCGTTGGTGTGCCTCTCCGGAGTGATCGAGGGTCCGGCCACGGCCGAAGCCGTACACCTGGAGGTCTCCTACGACGGTGACGGCACCGCCCTCGCCTCCGTCACCTGGCCCGACGGCACCGAGGACAACGTCCGCCTGGAGCCGCCGAGTTGACGAGCGGGTAGCGGGCACGACGTGGGGCGCGGGCTGTCAGGGGGCCCGCGCCCCACGCCGGGATCAGGTGCCGTACGTCTGGATCAGATGCCATACGTCTGAATCAGGTGCCGTACGCCTGGATCACGTGCCGTCGATCAGCCGGACGGCGATCGCGGGGCTGAACTGTCCGGCGGGGACCGTCGGGGCGATACCGCACTCCCCGTCGGAGTTGCCCGGTGTCTTGACCCACAGCAGCAGGTCCTCGCCCCCGCCCACGCGCGCGGTGACGCCGAGTTTGCGCCCGGCCGGGTTGCACCACTCGCCGTTGGAGCCGTTGCCGTTGCGGCTGGTGTCCACGACGAAGTGGGAGCCGCCGCCGAGGGCCGAGTTGATCGAGTTGCCGTAGGTCTCCGAGGATGCGGTGGTGTAGAAGTTCGAGACGTTCAGGGAGTAGCCGCGGATGTTGCGCACGCCCGCGGAGTTCAGTCGGCTCGCCATGGTCGCCGGGGCGACCCAGTTGGTGTGTCCGGCGTCGAGGTAGGCCCAGGTGTTGGGTGCCTTCTGCTGGAACATCTGGCTGGCGTAAGCGAGCATCGCGATTCGGTCGCTGATCTGTGTGCTGGTCAGGCAGCTGAAGTCCGACAGGGCGTCCGGCTCGATGACGACCACGGCGGGGCGGTCGCCCACCGCGGCCGCGAAGGTGGAGACCCAGGTGCGGTACTCGGCCACGCTGCCCGCGCCGCCGGAGGAGTGTCCGCCGCACGCGTCCCGGAGCGGGATGTTGTACGCGACGAGTACCGGCAGCTTGTCGTGGCTGTCGGCGGCGCCGACGTAGTTGGCCACGGCCGGTCCGATCCCCCCGCTCTCGCCTGCGAACCAGCGGGCGATCGGCTGGGAGGCGATGGCCGACTGGATGCGCGCGGCCCGTGCGTCGGCGGGGTTGTTCCGGACCCAGACGGCCGGGCCGGAGTCGGGGTTGGAGTAGAAGCCGCTGGTCAGGGATATCGGGCTGGCGGCGGCTGCCGGACCGGCCGCCGCGAACGACAGCGGTAGGGCGAGCAGACAGATCAGGGCGGTTCGGAGCAGGGGGTTCCAGCGCATGGTGAGTCCCTATCTCTGGGGGGGTGGGGCTGCCGCGGGCCCCTCGGCTCGGCTCCCGCCCGCGCTCGTCCTGCGCGGGCGGGGCCACGGCGGTGATGCTGAAGCCGGCTCTCAGCGCGCGGAGTCG harbors:
- a CDS encoding glycoside hydrolase family 6 protein, whose protein sequence is MRWNPLLRTALICLLALPLSFAAAGPAAAASPISLTSGFYSNPDSGPAVWVRNNPADARAARIQSAIASQPIARWFAGESGGIGPAVANYVGAADSHDKLPVLVAYNIPLRDACGGHSSGGAGSVAEYRTWVSTFAAAVGDRPAVVVIEPDALSDFSCLTSTQISDRIAMLAYASQMFQQKAPNTWAYLDAGHTNWVAPATMASRLNSAGVRNIRGYSLNVSNFYTTASSETYGNSINSALGGGSHFVVDTSRNGNGSNGEWCNPAGRKLGVTARVGGGEDLLLWVKTPGNSDGECGIAPTVPAGQFSPAIAVRLIDGT